One stretch of Armigeres subalbatus isolate Guangzhou_Male chromosome 2, GZ_Asu_2, whole genome shotgun sequence DNA includes these proteins:
- the LOC134211640 gene encoding protein vav isoform X3, with amino-acid sequence MIAVKFTRICVTLLSLQLLHRRTVNHIVCSGHDEHDTKVEEVYQDLCSIQNISRNQFASTASFEQRDFVIKELVDTETNYLDALMALKYKFMQPLERALAKEVLRIIFPCIKELVDIHEKFLAKLKEAVAVDSKLKLSVVFLEFREPFLIYGDYCSSMTNASDMLRDVCKKSSNVEQIVNQSQKEHSDGRLQLRDILSVPMQRILKYHLLLDKLVQETSPSHEDFRGLERAKEAMVDVAQYSNEVKRDSEHLVVIQKVKESILDLNLPNGNNLEQYGRLLLDGDLNIKAHEDQKTKHRYAFVFEKVMILVKNSNTKIGEGQYVFREAHHLQDYRVEICHSRRTLGRDGRLKYSLLLARKTQSTAFTLYMKTEEERDKWKRALDIAMEVIDPIGCRNTDHRFNVCTFDAPIICRHCSKFLKGKIHQGYRCKSCEIVVHKGCISSTGRCKQNQSPPPVCDRLLSEFNWFVGAMDRDTATNKLEKKKVGTYLLRVRPQGASNAYETIYALSLKTDNKIIKHMKIYQKQENFSVLYYLSTRRHFKTIVELVSFYERNDLGENFAGLNQSLQWPFKEVIATALYDFSPNEPNQLPLRQGCHVIVIGKEGDSKGWWRGKTLEKVGFFPKEYVRENQTITDDQ; translated from the exons ATGATTGCGGTAAAATTTACGAGGATCTGTGTTACGTTACTATCTCTTCAACTACTTCACCGCAG AACCGTCAATCACATTGTTTGCAGTGGTCATGATGAACATGATACCAAAGTAGAAGAAGTTTACCAAGATTTATGTTCAAtacaaaatatttcaagaaacCAG TTTGCTTCGACAGCTAGTTTCGAACAAAGAGATTTCGTCATCAAAGAACTAGTCGACACGGAAACAAACTATCTGGATGCCCTGATGGCACTGAAATATAAATTTATGCAACCACTAGAAAGGGCGTTGGCAAAAGAGGTGCTACGCATAATATTTCCCTGCATAAAGGAGCTGGTTGACATTCACGAGAAGTTCCTTGCCAAGTTGAAGGAAGCAGTGGCCGTGGATTCTAAACTAAAGCTTAGCGTAGTATTTTTAGAAtttagagaaccatttttaatcTATGGTGATTACTGTTCCAGTATGACCAACGCTTCTGATATGCTTCGAGATGTTTGTAAGAAATCTTCCAACGTTGAGCAAATCGTTAAC cAAAGTCAAAAAGAGCACAGTGACGGTCGACTTCAACTGCGTGACATACTATCTGTTCCTATGCAGAGGATCTTGAAATATCATCTTTTATTAGACAAATTAGTACAAGAAACGAGTCCG TCGCACGAAGATTTCCGTGGCCTTGAGCGAGCCAAagaggcaatggtagatgtagCGCAGTATTCCAACGAAGTTAAACGAGATTCAGAACACCTGGTTGTTATACAAAAGGTTAAA GAAAGTATTTTAGATTTAAATCTTCCAAATGGCAACAATTTGGAACAGTATGGTAGGTTATTATTAGATGGTGATCTAAATATAAAAGCTCATGAAGATCAGAAAACGAAACATCGATATGCCTTTGTCTTTGAAAAGGTTATGATATTagtgaaaaattcaaatacAAAAATCGGG GAAGGACAATATGTGTTCCGGGAAGCACATCACTTACAGGACTACCGTGTCGAGATTTGCCACTCCAGACGAACTTTGGGTCGCGATGGTAGACTGAAGTATTCTTTATTACTGGCACGAAAGACCCAATCTACTGCATTTACCTTGTACATGAAAACAGAAGAAGAACGGGATAAATGGAAAAGGGCCCTCGATATTGCGAT GGAGGTCATAGATCCAATAGGGTGTCGTAATACAGACCACAGATTCAATGTCTGCACTTTCGACGCACCCATCATCTGCAGACATTGTTCAAAATTTCTGAAAGGAAAAATTCACCAGGGTTACCGCTGCAAAAGCTGCGAAATAGTGGTGCACAAAGGATGCATATCGTCAACGGGGCGGTGCAAGCAGAATCAATCTCCACCACCGGTGTGCGATCGATTGCTTTCGGAGTTCAACTGGTTCGTCGGGGCAATGGATCGCGACACGGCTACCAATAAGTTAGAAAAGAAAAAAGTTGGCACCTATTTACTACGCGTCCGTCCACAAGGAGCATCGAACGCTTATGAGACAATTTACGCATTAAGTTTAAA aaccgataataaaataataaagcaTATGAAAATTTACCAGAAGCAAGAAAATTTCAGTGTTTTGTATTACCTTTCAACCCGGAGGCATTTCAAAACTATCGTGGAACTGGTTTCTTTCTACGAACGCAACGACCTCGGAGAAAATTTTGCTGG GCTCAATCAATCGCTGCAATGGCCCTTTAAAGAAGTTATAGCGACGGCCTTGTACGATTTTTCACCGAACGAACCTAATCAACTGCCATTGCGGCAAGGGTGTCACGTAATTGTAATAGGGAAGGAGGGCGACAGTAAAGGCTGGTGGAGGGGGAAAACGTTAGAAAAG GTTGGATTCTTCCCCAAGGAATATGTACGAGAAAATCAAACGATTACCGACGATCAATGA
- the LOC134211640 gene encoding protein vav isoform X2, translating into MAMADDLWRECAAWLTRCKIIPADHKANQLDSEIKTLAAILRDGVLLCNLLNFLDSSAFETRDFNRKPQMAHFLCIQNIKLFLEICKTNFGLKDSDLFDPTMLYDLTNFHRVLITLSKLSQSRKAQVAQNVVGFNYQISQSDKSHSDEDIYKDLHGSTVNHIVCSGHDEHDTKVEEVYQDLCSIQNISRNQFASTASFEQRDFVIKELVDTETNYLDALMALKYKFMQPLERALAKEVLRIIFPCIKELVDIHEKFLAKLKEAVAVDSKLKLSVVFLEFREPFLIYGDYCSSMTNASDMLRDVCKKSSNVEQIVNQSQKEHSDGRLQLRDILSVPMQRILKYHLLLDKLVQETSPSHEDFRGLERAKEAMVDVAQYSNEVKRDSEHLVVIQKVKESILDLNLPNGNNLEQYGRLLLDGDLNIKAHEDQKTKHRYAFVFEKVMILVKNSNTKIGEGQYVFREAHHLQDYRVEICHSRRTLGRDGRLKYSLLLARKTQSTAFTLYMKTEEERDKWKRALDIAMEVIDPIGCRNTDHRFNVCTFDAPIICRHCSKFLKGKIHQGYRCKSCEIVVHKGCISSTGRCKQNQSPPPVCDRLLSEFNWFVGAMDRDTATNKLEKKKVGTYLLRVRPQGASNAYETIYALSLKTDNKIIKHMKIYQKQENFSVLYYLSTRRHFKTIVELVSFYERNDLGENFAGLNQSLQWPFKEVIATALYDFSPNEPNQLPLRQGCHVIVIGKEGDSKGWWRGKTLEKVGFFPKEYVRENQTITDDQ; encoded by the exons TTCTTATGCATTCAAAATATCAAGCTATTTCTCGAaatatgtaaaacaaatttcgGCCTAAAAGATTCGGATCTGTTTGATCCCACCATGCTGTATGATCTCACAAACTTCCATCGAGTGCTTATAACATTGTCAAAGCTTTCACAGTCTCGCAAAGCGCAGGTTGCGCAAAATGTCGT CGGTTTTAACTATCAAATATCGCAGTCGGATAAGAGCCACTCTGATGAAGATATCTATAAGGATTTACACGGATc AACCGTCAATCACATTGTTTGCAGTGGTCATGATGAACATGATACCAAAGTAGAAGAAGTTTACCAAGATTTATGTTCAAtacaaaatatttcaagaaacCAG TTTGCTTCGACAGCTAGTTTCGAACAAAGAGATTTCGTCATCAAAGAACTAGTCGACACGGAAACAAACTATCTGGATGCCCTGATGGCACTGAAATATAAATTTATGCAACCACTAGAAAGGGCGTTGGCAAAAGAGGTGCTACGCATAATATTTCCCTGCATAAAGGAGCTGGTTGACATTCACGAGAAGTTCCTTGCCAAGTTGAAGGAAGCAGTGGCCGTGGATTCTAAACTAAAGCTTAGCGTAGTATTTTTAGAAtttagagaaccatttttaatcTATGGTGATTACTGTTCCAGTATGACCAACGCTTCTGATATGCTTCGAGATGTTTGTAAGAAATCTTCCAACGTTGAGCAAATCGTTAAC cAAAGTCAAAAAGAGCACAGTGACGGTCGACTTCAACTGCGTGACATACTATCTGTTCCTATGCAGAGGATCTTGAAATATCATCTTTTATTAGACAAATTAGTACAAGAAACGAGTCCG TCGCACGAAGATTTCCGTGGCCTTGAGCGAGCCAAagaggcaatggtagatgtagCGCAGTATTCCAACGAAGTTAAACGAGATTCAGAACACCTGGTTGTTATACAAAAGGTTAAA GAAAGTATTTTAGATTTAAATCTTCCAAATGGCAACAATTTGGAACAGTATGGTAGGTTATTATTAGATGGTGATCTAAATATAAAAGCTCATGAAGATCAGAAAACGAAACATCGATATGCCTTTGTCTTTGAAAAGGTTATGATATTagtgaaaaattcaaatacAAAAATCGGG GAAGGACAATATGTGTTCCGGGAAGCACATCACTTACAGGACTACCGTGTCGAGATTTGCCACTCCAGACGAACTTTGGGTCGCGATGGTAGACTGAAGTATTCTTTATTACTGGCACGAAAGACCCAATCTACTGCATTTACCTTGTACATGAAAACAGAAGAAGAACGGGATAAATGGAAAAGGGCCCTCGATATTGCGAT GGAGGTCATAGATCCAATAGGGTGTCGTAATACAGACCACAGATTCAATGTCTGCACTTTCGACGCACCCATCATCTGCAGACATTGTTCAAAATTTCTGAAAGGAAAAATTCACCAGGGTTACCGCTGCAAAAGCTGCGAAATAGTGGTGCACAAAGGATGCATATCGTCAACGGGGCGGTGCAAGCAGAATCAATCTCCACCACCGGTGTGCGATCGATTGCTTTCGGAGTTCAACTGGTTCGTCGGGGCAATGGATCGCGACACGGCTACCAATAAGTTAGAAAAGAAAAAAGTTGGCACCTATTTACTACGCGTCCGTCCACAAGGAGCATCGAACGCTTATGAGACAATTTACGCATTAAGTTTAAA aaccgataataaaataataaagcaTATGAAAATTTACCAGAAGCAAGAAAATTTCAGTGTTTTGTATTACCTTTCAACCCGGAGGCATTTCAAAACTATCGTGGAACTGGTTTCTTTCTACGAACGCAACGACCTCGGAGAAAATTTTGCTGG GCTCAATCAATCGCTGCAATGGCCCTTTAAAGAAGTTATAGCGACGGCCTTGTACGATTTTTCACCGAACGAACCTAATCAACTGCCATTGCGGCAAGGGTGTCACGTAATTGTAATAGGGAAGGAGGGCGACAGTAAAGGCTGGTGGAGGGGGAAAACGTTAGAAAAG GTTGGATTCTTCCCCAAGGAATATGTACGAGAAAATCAAACGATTACCGACGATCAATGA
- the LOC134211640 gene encoding protein vav isoform X1, translating to MAMADDLWRECAAWLTRCKIIPADHKANQLDSEIKTLAAILRDGVLLCNLLNFLDSSAFETRDFNRKPQMAHFLCIQNIKLFLEICKTNFGLKDSDLFDPTMLYDLTNFHRVLITLSKLSQSRKAQVAQNVVGFNYQISQSDKSHSDEDIYKDLHGSANIYTTTKPEIRGVMNTNNVNQFYGVTWPTDHHSNLDSDQREIYDNIANDCGKIYEDLCYVTISSTTSPQFASTASFEQRDFVIKELVDTETNYLDALMALKYKFMQPLERALAKEVLRIIFPCIKELVDIHEKFLAKLKEAVAVDSKLKLSVVFLEFREPFLIYGDYCSSMTNASDMLRDVCKKSSNVEQIVNQSQKEHSDGRLQLRDILSVPMQRILKYHLLLDKLVQETSPSHEDFRGLERAKEAMVDVAQYSNEVKRDSEHLVVIQKVKESILDLNLPNGNNLEQYGRLLLDGDLNIKAHEDQKTKHRYAFVFEKVMILVKNSNTKIGEGQYVFREAHHLQDYRVEICHSRRTLGRDGRLKYSLLLARKTQSTAFTLYMKTEEERDKWKRALDIAMEVIDPIGCRNTDHRFNVCTFDAPIICRHCSKFLKGKIHQGYRCKSCEIVVHKGCISSTGRCKQNQSPPPVCDRLLSEFNWFVGAMDRDTATNKLEKKKVGTYLLRVRPQGASNAYETIYALSLKTDNKIIKHMKIYQKQENFSVLYYLSTRRHFKTIVELVSFYERNDLGENFAGLNQSLQWPFKEVIATALYDFSPNEPNQLPLRQGCHVIVIGKEGDSKGWWRGKTLEKVGFFPKEYVRENQTITDDQ from the exons TTCTTATGCATTCAAAATATCAAGCTATTTCTCGAaatatgtaaaacaaatttcgGCCTAAAAGATTCGGATCTGTTTGATCCCACCATGCTGTATGATCTCACAAACTTCCATCGAGTGCTTATAACATTGTCAAAGCTTTCACAGTCTCGCAAAGCGCAGGTTGCGCAAAATGTCGT CGGTTTTAACTATCAAATATCGCAGTCGGATAAGAGCCACTCTGATGAAGATATCTATAAGGATTTACACGGATc TGCTAACATTTATACTACTACTAAGCCGGAAATTAGGGGTGTAATGAACACAAACAACGTAAACCAGTTTTACGGAGTGACATGGCCTACAGATCATCACTCTAACTTGG ATTCCGACCAAAGAGAAATTTACGATAACATCGCCAATGATTGCGGTAAAATTTACGAGGATCTGTGTTACGTTACTATCTCTTCAACTACTTCACCGCAG TTTGCTTCGACAGCTAGTTTCGAACAAAGAGATTTCGTCATCAAAGAACTAGTCGACACGGAAACAAACTATCTGGATGCCCTGATGGCACTGAAATATAAATTTATGCAACCACTAGAAAGGGCGTTGGCAAAAGAGGTGCTACGCATAATATTTCCCTGCATAAAGGAGCTGGTTGACATTCACGAGAAGTTCCTTGCCAAGTTGAAGGAAGCAGTGGCCGTGGATTCTAAACTAAAGCTTAGCGTAGTATTTTTAGAAtttagagaaccatttttaatcTATGGTGATTACTGTTCCAGTATGACCAACGCTTCTGATATGCTTCGAGATGTTTGTAAGAAATCTTCCAACGTTGAGCAAATCGTTAAC cAAAGTCAAAAAGAGCACAGTGACGGTCGACTTCAACTGCGTGACATACTATCTGTTCCTATGCAGAGGATCTTGAAATATCATCTTTTATTAGACAAATTAGTACAAGAAACGAGTCCG TCGCACGAAGATTTCCGTGGCCTTGAGCGAGCCAAagaggcaatggtagatgtagCGCAGTATTCCAACGAAGTTAAACGAGATTCAGAACACCTGGTTGTTATACAAAAGGTTAAA GAAAGTATTTTAGATTTAAATCTTCCAAATGGCAACAATTTGGAACAGTATGGTAGGTTATTATTAGATGGTGATCTAAATATAAAAGCTCATGAAGATCAGAAAACGAAACATCGATATGCCTTTGTCTTTGAAAAGGTTATGATATTagtgaaaaattcaaatacAAAAATCGGG GAAGGACAATATGTGTTCCGGGAAGCACATCACTTACAGGACTACCGTGTCGAGATTTGCCACTCCAGACGAACTTTGGGTCGCGATGGTAGACTGAAGTATTCTTTATTACTGGCACGAAAGACCCAATCTACTGCATTTACCTTGTACATGAAAACAGAAGAAGAACGGGATAAATGGAAAAGGGCCCTCGATATTGCGAT GGAGGTCATAGATCCAATAGGGTGTCGTAATACAGACCACAGATTCAATGTCTGCACTTTCGACGCACCCATCATCTGCAGACATTGTTCAAAATTTCTGAAAGGAAAAATTCACCAGGGTTACCGCTGCAAAAGCTGCGAAATAGTGGTGCACAAAGGATGCATATCGTCAACGGGGCGGTGCAAGCAGAATCAATCTCCACCACCGGTGTGCGATCGATTGCTTTCGGAGTTCAACTGGTTCGTCGGGGCAATGGATCGCGACACGGCTACCAATAAGTTAGAAAAGAAAAAAGTTGGCACCTATTTACTACGCGTCCGTCCACAAGGAGCATCGAACGCTTATGAGACAATTTACGCATTAAGTTTAAA aaccgataataaaataataaagcaTATGAAAATTTACCAGAAGCAAGAAAATTTCAGTGTTTTGTATTACCTTTCAACCCGGAGGCATTTCAAAACTATCGTGGAACTGGTTTCTTTCTACGAACGCAACGACCTCGGAGAAAATTTTGCTGG GCTCAATCAATCGCTGCAATGGCCCTTTAAAGAAGTTATAGCGACGGCCTTGTACGATTTTTCACCGAACGAACCTAATCAACTGCCATTGCGGCAAGGGTGTCACGTAATTGTAATAGGGAAGGAGGGCGACAGTAAAGGCTGGTGGAGGGGGAAAACGTTAGAAAAG GTTGGATTCTTCCCCAAGGAATATGTACGAGAAAATCAAACGATTACCGACGATCAATGA